The genomic interval ACAgacacactttaaaaacatgaatgggAATCACAGCACAGACGGTTTCTCCTGGTTAAATACCTGCTGTAGATGAGACACGGCGTGTTGTTGAGCTTCTTGTCTGACTGGTACCTCCTGAAATCCTCCCAGCCGTCCTTCAGGGCCGTCAGGAACATGATCACACAGATGGGGATGAGAGCTACCTCAGGCTGAAAGGCATTAACTACAGGGATGAAGTTCAGAATAGCCAGGCCTACGAAGTAGATGTTGGCCAGACGGTGGAACTGCTCGTAAAGGTTCATAGGGATGAAGAACAGAGGCGTGTATTTGTTGGTTTTGATGGCGTTTGATTTGAAGAACCGATTCGGCTGCTTTGATTTACCCAGACCCTCAAAAGGTAAGTTGGATACCAAAGAGCGCAGTTCCTTCTCCCGGGCCTTCTGGCTGAGAATAGCATCCCTCATGAGGGCCAGAGGGCTCCTCCACGTCATGGTTCTTCCTTCTGCTATCCTCCTCTCTCCTCAAAAAGCTTCCATCCTCGCCAAGTTAAAGAGACTCTCTGTGGGCTGCTGTCACTGCCGTGAATGAATGTGAGGCCTGCAGTAGAACAAGTGACAGCACACCTCTGGAGGGCCCGCCCCCTCGCATTGACAGGTATTATTGCATTCCTTCCTTAAGAGTGGAAATGAGCCTGCCAATTAGAGGCAGTGCTGATGTAACTCAGCtgattttatcagtttttatattacgcaatagttttttgttgtcttttaaaaggaaaaaaaaatgtataaatgttgGATTAAAAGAtaaggaaacaacaaaactgcaaaaacgtCATATTTAGTAATAAGTAATAACACcctggttttaaaaaatatattatttctgtCCGGCaagaaaaaacaatctgaaGAATTCCTGGTAAgaccccattggcagattttttttttaagaatttttctgaagttttaagaatttttgac from Oryzias melastigma strain HK-1 unplaced genomic scaffold, ASM292280v2 sc02364, whole genome shotgun sequence carries:
- the LOC112141556 gene encoding probable phospholipid-transporting ATPase VA, with product MTWRSPLALMRDAILSQKAREKELRSLVSNLPFEGLGKSKQPNRFFKSNAIKTNKYTPLFFIPMNLYEQFHRLANIYFVGLAILNFIPVVNAFQPEVALIPICVIMFLTALKDGWEDFRRYQSDKKLNNTPCLIYSRYLTRRNRLCCDSHSCF